The stretch of DNA GGATGGAAGGATCATTCTTCTATTCTTGTCATTTGGCTTTTATTTGCTTGATGAGATCCTATCAAGTAAGAATAATTTCACCACTAATGAAGATTGTGTTAGAAtgttatctcatcattcccctGCTAGAGGGTTGGGTGAGGAAGGACATTCAACTAAAAATTTGTCACGTGTATTGTCAAATGTGATTtatagaagtcaattgacattatgaatatTTTACCACTGATCCTAACTTGGTTATGATAAAGTGCAGTTGATGAAAATGGTTCCTCGAATCGACCACTCATCAATTTGTACAATACTTTTTCTTACTTATCCATGAAAACCTTCTTCCAGAATTTTATTTTCTGGTCAAGCAATTAGACCTTTATGTGTTGAGTTCTGGAATATGCTGTTTAAGATTTTAATGTTGCAACCTTCATCAAACCCTACTTAGCATTTTAATATATCCCATTACATAAATACAGGCTCTTTGCAATGCATACTGTGGTGAATCCTATGGGTCCACGGACTTCGGAACTCTTGAAAATGTGAGAGAGGCAATCTTAAGGATGACATATTACTGGTAAAGCATGGTTTTCATACTGCAAACTGCTCTCTTTTCCGAGCAATGTATTTTACCTGTTACTATAACTTAACTGTGATGCTTTCCAGGTACAATTTTATGCCTCTATCCAGAGGCTCAGCGGCTGTTGGGTTTGTAGTTTTGCTTGGATTATTTCTTGCTGCTAATATGGAGTTCATTGGGAGCATCCCCAAAGGTTTGCAGGTGGATTGGGAAGCCATTCTGAACTTTGAACCGAAGCCATTTGTGGATTCTGTGAAGAGTTGGTTATATCCAGATCTTAAGGTCACAGCATCATGGAAAGATTATCCAGATGTGGCTACAACTTTTGAGACAACAGGGTCTATAGTTGCTGCTCTGAGTTCCTACAATGATTGAGCCTTTTCAACGCTTAAGGTAAGCCTATTTAGACAAATGTGCAAGGAATTTGTGGCAAGGTGGCATGAATTTGGAactttttttggttgttttctctGGAATATAGAAGACCACAATTCGATTGGAGCTGTATTTTGATAACAAAAATGTCATATAAACGAAAATCTTACACGCACAACTGACTGATTCCCGAATATGAATTTAGAATAATTTCAGTTCTTGAAGACTTAGCTACGGATTCTAATAATGTCAGATGCTTAAAACGAGAAGAACAAAGTTGGCTCATTCAAATGTTCTTACTTCTTGTCAAATTTTAATCTCTGTTCAGGCCCACGTAAGCAGCAAGCCGGGAACATGTTCTGTCTGTTGGTCAAGTGATTCTCTAAGGTGGATTAATAGAAGTTGTAATCGATAGAGAGATGTAAGGTAAAATTATTGCAAGATTTGTCTGTATTTCGCTAGTTTACTTTTATTATAGATATTGTACGTTATTCCTTTCTAGGCTTCTTTAAAATGAAACGATAAATGTATTTGTCCTTGTTTGCGCACCTCTCAAAGTAATTGTATCGCTGTTGGAAGGTTTCCCATATATGTCATGTCAAATATAGTAATTTTACTTGTTTTTTCATGTTCTCTTGTCGATTGACAGTCTTAATTCATCCTGTGGACCAGTTTTGGTTATATTTACCGTTTAAGATAGATCATTACCGACAAATTAAACATTTCAGCTTGATTTTCCTGAACAAAGCTCATTATGTCGGTCATTAAAGTAATTAGAGTTGGCTCCATCTGCCCTCTGAGAGATGGGGAATGTGGTTTACATAATTGTTTCTATTAGTATTTAGTGGAAATTAGGCAGAACGCCTAACAACTAATCAAGAGGGCAATTAATTGTttctattaaataattaagtttttttaattggTACATGCAGTAGTAGATCAACTTAAAACTGTAAAGAGGGAAGAACAGAACTTAATCATTTAGTACACACGGAAACACTATTGATGATGAGCTTGAAAATCTCGATATTGGCACTGGGAAACACGCACGGGCAGAGCCATTAAGTGGGTTGGGATCTCGTGAATATTAACCAACTTTCCCGTGTGTAGTTCCGGGCAGCATTTGACTCCCGCTTCCCTTTGGATCATTCTTTTCCGCTCTTACGTCGGACCCACAACCACAGCCTCTGCACATTTTGACCTTTCAATTGCGTCCGTTGCGGAGATAAAAGTgattgtaataaatattttaattttttttttttttcgtttctCTGCCTCGGACCACAGAATAATAATAGCAGTTATAGTTATAGTAAAATGGTGGTTAGTCTTgaggtattttttatatttttaaccaaaaaaaaaaaaaatcttctttttttgtattttagagTGCCTTAgtctaaaactaaaaataattaaagtaattttaaaatattaataactaattACTCCTATTCTGTTAATAACTAACTATTTTTTATCGTGGTGTCTTAGAGGGAACTCAAGTATTTTAATACAAGGTGTTTTCTTTAGTCTATTTGagattaactaaaaataaaaatgggaaTCCCGTGGCACTAGAGAAACAACAGCTTCAGCATAAGATAAAATGGCATTGTGTGGAGATAAGAAGAAACAATCACACGCACGGGCGTGCTTCCTAGTTTTTAATCTGAACAATaaatttcacaacaaaataataattggACCTAAAAGGATTGTATATCGGTCGATTCCTTGCGTGCGCCACAAAGCAGCCGCCAACTTATTTTgtaattgtaaatttataatgttCTTAGAAACAATTAATTTCAGAGGATTTCTCACAGGcaagtaaaagaaaaacaacagaacaatggcttttttttttttttttacttttactttCACCAGGAGGGACCCACAGTCACGGTCGACAGTGCATGCATATATGCATTGCAACACCCACCCAGCGTCTAACTAACTAACTAAATAAAGCAAGAAGCAAGAAAGAATTATAATTGCTCCGCAATCGCAGCCGCTCAAGGTGACGTGTTGACGGTTGGTTGGCCAGCCGATTGCACCACAACATTTCCAGCTGTAGTAAAGACCAGACCTGCGAAAGCAACAAAGACGCCAGCAACCAAGCATAATAACGAGACTTGGGGTGCTACGCGGCACACTGGCTCTCCATAAGCATCCCAACCCGAGGACCCACATTACGTGTGGTCACATGGAACCGGACCCCACGTTCCAGACTGTTTCTAACGCCGTATTAAATTGATCATATTTCGTATTTGATTTTTGCActgcataataataataggcCTTATCAAATCCTCTTTGATGTCTCCACTCCACTCCACCGCCTGATCATCTTCCTTccacctttctttttctttgtttatttgtgAATAATGAATTtacatacatattatacatTGCTCCATCGCTTACTTATAGTCAGCTAGTCTCTCTCTGCCACTGTCGCcgtctccatctctctctctctctagatctcttgattctctctctacaactcATGGAGCGGTGGCCTACGGTTGGATTTGTGTTTTTGTGCATTGTCGTGGTCGGCCTCGCCGCTGAGTCCCCGGCTTCCGGCGCCCAGCAAAACTCCAGCCTGCTGCGGTCGCCACTCCTGCTTCATCTCCTGCTACTGCGACGGCACCTACTACAAAGCCGAAGTCTCCGGCTCCTCCTACAGCCGCTGCTGTTTCACCGGCTAAGTCTCCAGCAGCGGAATCACCGAAGGTGGCTTCAGTTCCACCTCCGGCAGCATCTTCCGTTCCACCGGCTGCGCCATCTCCGAAGGCGGCTGCTGTTCCACCAGCTACCGCACCATCGGTTCCGGAGCCTGTGTCGGAACCGCCGGCGAGCTCGCCACCTGCTGCAGTGCCAGTCAGCTCTCCCTCCCTCGCCTCCGCTTGAGAAATCTCCTGCTTCAGCGCCAGCGACTCCACCAGCTGTTACAGCTACACCTCCGGCTCCAGTTTCTTCTCCTCCGGCGGCTGTTCCATCCCCGGCTccaagcaagaagaagaagaagaagaagtccaaGAAGCACAATGCACCTTCGCCAGCGCCGTCTGCCGAGGTTCTCGGCCCTCCCGCGCCACCAGGCGAAGCCCCTGTTCCGAGTCAGGATTCCACCTCCCCTGCACCATCTCTAGCAGCAGATGATCAGGTACGTATCATACCTTCGCTTTGGTTTTTATTGATATCCTAATTTGGACTAACGTGCACCGGGCCGCAAATGCGCATCCCGATCTGCAATCGTCTTGAGTTTCTCGTGTTTCGGGAGATTCACAGTATTTGCTCCACGCGCCATGGGCAAGTGAGCTGAGAGGCAAGCGTTCACCGACACCGACAACAATAATCGATAGGGATACTGGGTGCACGTGACCTGAATCGGTGCCCCACGTGCTTAGAAAATCtgtggccttttttttttttttttttttaatctcttcTGGTGAACAGACACACGAAGCAGCGACTAACCACAATAATATGGGGATCAtgaattagagacaaaaaaaaaaaataataaagaaataacatTGTGCAGAATCCGAGGCAAGACAgacaatataattaatatggGAGGCAATGAACATGGATCCGGTGATCATATTCATAGCACAGCATCCTGTGTTCTGATTTCTGATTTATTTATTGTAGTGTTGGATCTTACGGAGCATTAACAtctcttttggattttttttcttacttctaTGGTTATAGCATTAGCATCTCTCTCTGTTGGATTATAAAATCTTCTATTGAATCCGAATGCAGAGTGGAGCGGGGAAATTGAAGTGCTTGAAGATGCTGGTCGGAAGCTTGGTACTGGGATGGGCTGCCTTCGGTTGGCTCTTCTAGAGATGTCTCAGTTTCCCACTCATCTTTGTGTTTTTTGATTAGTATATTTGTCTTGTCGCCCTGTTCAATTAATCGTTACGTTTCTGTGTATTACCTTCTTCTATTCATTGACTTGAATCACGCGAAATTTCCTACAATTTACCATTTTggcgctttttttttttttttttggtgttagCTTGGTAACTTGTCCGCACACTTACATATACAGAAAGAAATTCATGTATAAGCTCAtcctagaaaaatatttaaattttacgaGGCCCATGGTAAACTTTTTACCCTAAATTAACCCCCTTTCTGTAAAATGACAATGTCCAGTCTTCTTTGGGAAAATATCACCCGCATTTCAAGCTTTTAAGGAAAGAATCTTTTCTATTGCCAGTTGCCGGTTGCCTGTTGCCAGCACAAGTCATTCTACTATTTTGAAAGGAAAGTCAGGGAACCCACGATATTGTTTCTTCAGGGAAATCCTTCGATACTAGCTAGGTCTTATTCCTATTGCTCCACCTTTTGCcctgattagcatatttttgttccCACCCCTTTTCTGAAAGTAGATCCCATTTGCTCCTTTTGCTTTGATTACCATTTTTTTGTTCTCTTCTCTCCTGTCTTAGAATTAGATCCCACGTCCTCCTTTTTCCTTTTAGAATTAGCATTTGGTTTGCACGTGTCTTGTTTGTGGCTGTCTCATTCTCAGTCTCAGTGCAAgaacatcccccccccccccccccccggcctgGCCTCTGCTAAGTTACACATTCCGATTGGGATTTGGGACCACTACCTCGGCACGGCATTTCTCACTGCGACTCATTTTCTCCTTTCCTGTTTTTGTCAGCTACACTCACAAGACACCAATCCTTACTTATGGACCATGGTCTCTAGTCAGGCCGCTCCACCCAAGGAGCCTCGCCTCAAGCCCGGCCACCAACCAGCTGCCTGCTCGGTTGCTATTGGTGATTTTTTTGCGTAGCTAATGCGCCTACCTCAAAGATACTTAGTTGCCATTTGCCAGCCTTTAGAATTAAGACGATTTTTGTTGTTAAATTACTCAAATCAGAATCAAGGTCCCATAATTAGCAAAAAAGAATCAAGGTCCGGTCCAATAGGTATCAATTTTGGAAGTTGAATAATTTATCACTTCATTTAACAGTAGTTAAATACTTAAGATGGTAATTATGGCTTTAGATTAGTCTTTCTTATTCAAAAAGAAACAATGCACCATCTCTTGATAGCAGCACCTTAATACCCTGTTATTTAGGATAGGCATCAAGCTAAACTGTTTTCCAACACGTCAAGTATTTATCTTTCAAATGTAGcatttgatttgtatttgattaCCGCACattatatattgttaatttatATTAGTATTGGGCCAAgtcaaaattaattagtataatTGTATAGAAGAGTCAAGTCAACTAAAACACCCCACGACGTGACTCGTGAGGCTTGtgaaatctcaatttttttatttatttatttattttttttgtttggaacGAGCACTAACTTATTGTGAAAGTATTATTGTGTTCcatttaacaaattttaatttttctttaattgaatAAAGTTAGTCTCAATTGACTTCATTGGAGTATAGGGATACTTATTTAACTTatagtctcaaaaataaaataaaataaaatatttttttaataacttatagTCCCAATGAGTTAATGGATGTAAGGAGGCTAAGtaatataagaataattttttaagggtaaattataaaaagttaatttttactttatgttaaatttaaactcaacttctaattttattaatttagcatttaatttttgttttcttttcaattatgaattattttagaTCTCTTTTTTAAGTGTTGTGGTTAATTAATGATGTGGAAGATTGTGGCAGAGTTAGAGTTATTCTATTTCTctcatatatttatgtatactTAATTGTTATTCATTTTTTAGGGCTTTTTAAAGTTGTAATTGAATTGAGTTAAGTTGAGCTCAACTCTTCAATTTCTAAGCTCGAGCTTGAACACATGCTAGCAAGCCCGAGCTTGAATCAGCTCAAGCTTGCcaaaacttatttaatttaattatattattataataatttaaaatttaataattttatgttaaataatatatttaaaaaattataaataaatatattaatgtatttataatcGAGTTTATTCACAAGTTATTTGTAAACTTCTAATTGAGCATATTTATGAGTCTTTAATTGAACATGTTTATAAGTTTTAACATTCAAGTTTGACTCATttacaaattgattttcaaagtTAGGCTCTACTTCAATTCATTTGTCTTAATGAACAAACTCTAACTATCTTTTGTCAAACCAAATACCGAACTACTTTCAAATAACTTAGCTTATTTGCGACCCTATGATTTTTGTATGagaattttattgaatttttgagatttttatttCGAGCAATAAATGACGACTAATCGGGAGAGTGATAAGTCTATAGAATGCCTCCTGAATGCAATCTAAGTTGAAGCCTACTTACTAATCTTCGAAACTAATGTTTTGAAAGTCTGAACAAATGATCCTAAAAGATATGAATACTCTCTCTTCTGTCGACttcaatctctataaataaagtTTGCCTCTTCAGTCTCTAGATATGTAAGAACTTTTACACAagttatttgaataattttttacttttcaactGAAATCAACTTAAGTATTGAAAGACTTGTGCGAGAGATATCACGTACCcttaatcattttatatcttgTAATCTCCCAAGAACCTACATTATCCCAAAGATCGAAGAGTTTCTTGTAggtataaattta from Diospyros lotus cultivar Yz01 chromosome 6, ASM1463336v1, whole genome shotgun sequence encodes:
- the LOC127803088 gene encoding LOW QUALITY PROTEIN: lysine-rich arabinogalactan protein 18 (The sequence of the model RefSeq protein was modified relative to this genomic sequence to represent the inferred CDS: deleted 1 base in 1 codon); amino-acid sequence: VPGFRRPAKLQPAAVATPASSPATATAPTTKPKSPAPPTAAAVSPAKSPAAESPKVASVPPPAASSVPPAAPSPKAAAVPPATAPSVPEPVSEPPASSPPAAVPVSSPPSPPLEKSPASAPATPPAVTATPPAPVSSPPAAVPSPAPSKKKKKKKSKKHNAPSPAPSAEVLGPPAPPGEAPVPSQDSTSPAPSLAADDQSGAGKLKCLKMLVGSLVLGWAAFGWLF